GCCGAAGCTCTCGTACGTGCGTCCCCAGCGGACGTCGCGGGACACGCAGACGCACGGCGCGAACGTCCACTGCGGGCCGGTCGCGCGCGTCTCCTCGGCGGTGATCTCGGCGGCGCGCCGGACCAGGCGGGGGTCGCGGGCGGCGCCGAGGCCGATGTTGTGCGGGAAGACGGTGGCGCCGACCAGGTTGTTGTGGCCGTGCACCGAGTCGACCCCGTAGAGCAGCGGGATCTTCAGGCGGGTGCCGAGGGCCTCGGCCTGGAAGCCGTCCACCATGTCGGCCCAGCCCTCGGGGGTGTTGTCGGCGGGCGTGGAGCCGCCGCCGGACAGCACCGAGCCGAGCCCGAGCCGGCCGATCATCTCCGGGTCGCCGGCGACGGCGCCGCGTTCGGCCTGCGCCATCTGGCCGACCTTCTCGGCGAGGGTCATCCGGCCGAGCAGGTCGTCGACCCGATCGTCCACGGGAAGGCGTGGATTCAGGTAGGGGGCGGTCCGCTCCGCGGCCGCGGCGGGCGCCGCCGCGAGGGCGGTCGGCATGGCCGCGGTGACCGCCAGCGCGATCATGATCCGCCCGATCCGGGTGGCGGGTCTGAGGGGGTGTCGCAAGTCGTCCCTCCGTGGGTCGCTTCCGCGACGCCGCGCGGCCCGGGCGGACCGCGCGGCCGGCGACCGGGGTGCACCGCTCGCCCGGAACGGCCGTGCGCCCCGCACCGGCTCCGCGTCACCGAGAAGGTCCCCCGGCGGAGATCATCTGTCAAGAAGGGGGACGGGTGCGGGGCGCGGGACGGCGTGGCCACACCCGGCCGCCACGGCGGCGAGCCCGCGTCCGGCCGGGCCGGACGCGGGCTCGCCGCGGCGGAAGGTGCGCAAGGTCAGGTCTTGCGGCCGCCGCCGGTGTGCCGGCCGCCCGTGTCGCGGCCGCCGGTGTTACGGCCGCCCGCGGCCTTCTCCTCCTCGCGGGTCACCTCGACGCGCTCCTTGCGCAGCTCGCTGCGGACGGTCTGCTCGTCCGCCACCCGCTCGGTGCGGATCCGCACCCGCTCGACGGGCACGGCCTCCTTGGTCACGACGGGCCGCTCCTCGTAGAGGACGATCTCCTTGTCGTCCTCGGTGATCGTCACCCGGGTGCCCGGCTGCACCTCGCCGATCGGCTCGCGGTCGATCTTGATCTCGTCGTGCGAGCACGGCACCGTCCGCTCGACCATCTCGGTCTCGATCCACTTGCGCACCCGGACGCGCCCGGCCTCGTGCCGCTCGGTGCCGACGTGGATCTGCTCCTCGCACCGGACGATCTCGGTCAGCGGGGCCTCGTCGGCGCGGGCGTCCGCGCGGGCGTCGGTGCGGGCGTCGGTGCGCGTCCGCTGCTCGGGCATCGTCCGTCCGGCCGGTGCGTCGGGGGCCGTCTGCCCGGCCTGCTCGCGCTTGCTCCGGTCGGGGCGGACGGCCATGCCCGCGGCCCCGGCGGTTCCCGCGGCCCCGGCGGTGCCGGCGGCGCCCGCGGTTCCGGTCGTCCCGGACGGCCCGGCGGGCGCGGCCCGTCCCTCGGACCGGCCCTCGGCGGGCGTCTCGGCGCGCCCCTGCCCGCCGGTCTCGCCCTCGGTGCGGCCGGTGGCCGGGGGACGCACGCCGTAGTGCCGGTACAGGTCGACGATCTGGGCGTGCGACAGGTGCTCGTCGGCGTCGACGTTCGGGGCGCCCTTGATGGTCTCCTTGTCGTAGGGGACCCGGAGCATGTCCGCGTCCTTGCGCGAACCCGTCAGCGGGACGAAGCTCTCCCGCATCCCGAACCAGCCGGTGTGCACGGTGATCCACTCCGGGCTGCCGGAGTCGTCGTTGAGGTAGACCTGCTTGATCGTGCCGACCTTGGTCCCGTTGGTGTCGGAGACGCTCATGCCCATGAGCTCTCGCACCTGTGTCTGTGTCTGCACGTTGAACACCTCTGTTTCGTGACCGCGTCGCGGCGATCCTGGGTCGGGCGCCGGCGCCGGACCCCCGGTGCCCCTTCGTTGTGATTGATACGGAGTTGCCGGATTCCCTCGGGAAGTAACCGATCAGGCCATGGATAAACATGTTTGCGTAACTCTGGGTAACTATCTACCAACTTCTTACGCGGCGACCACCTGCTGAAACTACGCAGCGTCATGCGATTGCGATAGCACAAATAGGGCGAATGACCATCAATTCCCGGCCGCACATGTCAGCTGAAGATCATTTTATGAAGTCGCAGTTTCCTTTTTTCCGTGTCGCGCAACATTGTCGACGGGAGCGCCCGGTGACCGGAGCGCGAGGACGCCCGCGACACATCGGAGAACAGGTATGGACGACTTCTCACCCGCGTCCCGTCCGCGAGCGGCGGCGGCGCCGGGCCCCGGACGGGACGCGGACGCGGCGCGACGCGCGAACGACCGGCGCGGGCGTGGGCGGGTGCGGGTCGCGGGAGCGGTGACGGTCGCGGCCGGCCTGGCCGGGCTCGCGGGCCTGACCGGCACCGCGGCCGCGACCGCCGCGACCGCCGCCCCGCCGCGCTGGTGCGCCGAACAGGGCCCGCTCGCCGCCCGGACGATGCCGCGCACCATCGACATCGCCGAGTGCGACCTGCGCGGGCGCATCGTGCGCGGCGCGGACGGGCTCACCGCGGTCGTCCCCCGGGACGGCACGTCCGTGGCCGCGCACTCGCTGCGCACCGACGGCGCCGCCGAACTGCGGATCGAGGTCGACGACCGGGCCCGGCAGATCATCATCGGCACCGGCAGCGTGCGGACCCCGCAGGAAAGTCCCCGCGGGTTCCGCGCCCCGCTCGACGCGTGCCAGGACGGCCGGTTCCGTCCCCAGTCGAGCAAATGGCCGAAGGGCGCGACCGTCGAATGGCGCTACCACCCGGGACGGACCGGACGGCCGGACACCGCCGTCGCCACCGGCGTCTCCAACATCGTCGACGCGCACACCGACTGCCGCAGCGACCGGCAGTTCAACCCGCTCCCGAACGTGTACGAAAGGTACGCCGGACGGGCCGCGCAGCCCCCGAACGTCACGGACGCGGCGGCGTGCGGGCGGCGGGACGGCACGAACACCTTCGGCTGGCTCGCGATGGGCGCGGCCGAGGCCAACGTCCTCGCCGCGACCTGCTCGTGGTTCGTCGGGCCGACCACGGTCGAAACGGACATGGCCCTGCAGGCGCAGGGCCATGACTGGTGGTCCGGCGAGGGCGCCTGCCCCGCGGGCGCGTACGCCACGGCGGCGGTCGCGACGCACGAGGCCGGGCACGTGTTCGGCCTCTCGCACGTCGAGGGCGCCGCGCACACCGAACTCACGATGTCGCCGAGCGTCGCGACCTGCGACGGCGGACCGTCCACGCTCGGCATGGGCGACTACGACGGGCTGATCGCGCTCTACGGCGCCCGCTGACCGGGCGGACGGGCCCCGCGCTCGTCAGCCGCGCGGCGCGAGCCGTCCGACGACGATGAGGCGGCGCGCGTCCGAGCCCTTCGGGTGGCAGGTGATCAGCGTGACGTACGCGCCGTCCGGCGGGCTCCACGGCGCGTACGGGACGGGTTCGAGGGCGGACCGGTCGTCGGGCATCGTGATCCGCTTGTCCGTCACCCGGTAGGTGTAGGTCCGGCCGGACGCCCGCAGCTCGATCGCGTCCCCGCGCTCCAGGTCGTCCAGGTGGAGGAACGGGTGCAGGTGGGTGGTGCGGTGCCCGAGCAGCACGGTGTTGCCGCGCTCGCCGATCCGCGCCGTCCCCGGGTAGTGGCCGACGCCGCGCTGCAGCACCCGCTCCGACACGCCCTCGAGCACCTTCGCCCGTACCGAGATCCGGTCGACGGCGATGCTCCCGAGCCGCTCGCCGGGCCGGGCGCGTTCCGCGGCCGTCCCGGGCTCCGCCTCGGCGGCCCCGCCGCCGGACGCCGCCGGACCCGCGAAGTTCGCGGGGTCGGCCCGTCCGGGGTCGAGCTCCAGCACGGACGTCACCGACGTCACGGGCGCGGCCGGGCCGACGGCCCCGCCGGGTTCGGTGGACGCCCGCGCTCCGGGCGTCCCGGCCGCCGAAACGGCGAGCGCGGCCGCCATCGGGACGGCCACCGGGATCAGCTTGCGCATCGACATGTCGCCTCGTTCCTCTCGCTGCGGCGTGCGGCAGCACGCCCCGCGACGGCGCGGAGGGGACGGCACGTCTGCCGTCCCCTCCGCGCGATCGATCGATCGTCTCGACCCGTGCCCGATGCGGCGTGACCTGGCCGCCCGACGCCCCGCGGTGGCGTCCGGTCGCCCGGTCCGTCGCCGCACCGGCCGCGGATCGTCAGTTCCGGGTCCGTCCGGGACCGGCCGGCGCGGAGCCGCACCGCACCGTCCCGTCCACCGCGAACCCGGTCACCTCGGTGTCGCTCAGCGCTGCGCCGGCGAGTTCAGCTCGACGGGCGCCTGGTCCAGCGGCAGCAGCGCGCCGGCCTCGCCCTGCTCCACGCCGACCGTCTCGGTGACCGGCGCGGTCTTCTTCAGCGACTTCACCAGGCCGCGGACGGTCTCGCCCACGCGGCTCCGCTTGGCCGGGGCGGCGGCGCGCTCGTTCGCGACCGGCGCGGCGGCCGGCTGCGCGACGGGCGCGTCCTTGGCGACGCGGCCGAGCACGCCCCCGGTGACCGACTCCACAGTCTTGCCGACCTCACCGGTGGCCCCGCCCGGCGCGGGGACGTGGCCGCCCTTGCGCAGCGTCGGCGGCAGGTGGTGGTCGTCGCCGTCCCCGACGGACGCGCCGCCCTTGCACTGGGCCTTGGACAGGCCGACCACCGCGACGGAGTTGCCGCACACGTTGATCGGCACGTTGATCGGCGCGTAGATCTGGTTGCCGCCGAGGATCGAGAAGTTCCCGGCCGTCTCCATGTCGGGCTTGTGGCCGCTCGACCGCTCGACCGAGGCGCCGCCCTTGCACTGGGCCTGCGACAGGCCCACGATCGCGACGGAGTTGCCGCACACGTTGATCGGCGCGTTGATCGGCAGGTAGACCTGGTTGCCGCCGAGGATCGAGAAGTTCCCGGCCGTCTTCATGTCGGGGCCGTTCCCGTGCTTGCCGTGCTTGCCGTGCTTGCCGTGCTTGCCGTGCTTGCCGTGCTTGCCGTGGCCCTTGCCGCGGTAGCCGTAGTCGTGGCCGTGGCCGCCGTCGCCGCGGTGGTCGTCGTCGATCTCGACCTCGGCGCCGCCCTTGCAGTACGCCTGCGAGACCGCGAGGACCGCCGCGACGGAGTTGCCGCACACGTTGACCGGGGCGTTGATCGGCGCGACCACCTGGTTGCCGCCGCCGATGGAGAAGTTCCCGGCCGTCTCCATGTCGCCGCCGTGCCGGCCGTGGCCGCCGTGCCGCTCGTGCTCGACCTCGGCGCCGCCCTTGGACTGGGCCTGCGAGGCCGCGAGCAGCGCCGCGACGGAGTTGCCGCTGACGTCCACGGGGATGGAGATCGGCGCGACCACCTGGTTGCCGCCGAGGACGGAGAAGTTCCCGGCCGTCCGCATGTCGGCGTGGGCGACGGCTCCGACCGAGCCGAAGCCGGCGCCGACGGCGACCGCGCCCGCGGCGACGAGCGCGGCACGGCTGGTGTTCTTGGCCCAGTTGCGCATTTGTTGCTCCTGTTTCTTTCGGCGATTCGTTGAATCGTTGGATCGGCGGCACGGCGCCTTCCGGATGTGCGCATCGCGCAGCGTCCGGATGAGGCCGATGCTCATTCAGAGAAAGGTTCTAAAGAGGTGACCACCGGGTGAATTGCGGTGATCTCGGGCGGCGCGGGAACGGCCGCCGGGGCCCTGCGGCGGGGACGCACGGAGAACGCGTGCGGCGCGCCGAGGCGGGTCTTGCTAGTCGGGGACGACGGCCGGGCGGCCCGGCGCGGCGATGTCGGTCAGGGACGTGCGGCGGAAGGCGCGCAGATCCATGCCGAGGGGTGCGGCCGGGTCGACCGCGGTCGCCAGGTCGGCGAGGGGCCCGAACGGGAGCCCGCCGGAGGACGACCCGCCGCGCGGGTGGTCCTGACCGCCGGGCAGCGCGGGCGGCGTGTCGAGCGGGCCGTGCCCGCCCCGGCACTTGGCGCACGTGTCACGGTCGGGCAGGTCGTCGGGGTCGACGGCGCCGGCGAACTGCGCGGGGACGATCTTGCCGTCGCCCACGTGCACGCCCGTGTCGCTCTTCGCGGGCTTCGCCGGGCCGTCCGTCCCGTCCGGTCCTTCGGGGGCGGTGTCGCCCTGGACGGTGTCGTCCGGTGCGGCGGTCACGGGCGCGACGCCCTTCGGCAGCGGCACCGGGGACGTGTCGGTCACCCCGCGGACGAGCTTGGTGAGGATCGGCCGGCCGGGGTCGCCGCCGCGATCCCGCGCGCCGCGGACGCCGGTGGCGTCTCCCAGTTCGCGCAGGGTGCGGACGGCGGTGTCCTTGTCGCGGGCGACGTCGCGCCCGCGCTCCCGCAGGTAGCCGACCGGACGCTCGCCCACCTCGCGCACGTCGCCGGTGACGACCTCGGCCGTCTTCCGGGGCGACCAGTTCCACTGCATCTTGAGGTGGCGCAGCGTGGCCAGGCTCGACTCGTTCCGCGCGGACGCGCCGGACGGACCGGACGAGTCGGCGTGGTCGTGCGGGGCGCCGCTACGGGACGTCCCGTCGTCGGCCATCGCGGCGGCGTTCAGCGTCGCCAGCGCGATCCAGCCCGCGAGCGCGAGCCCGGCGATCGCGAGCAGCCGGGCCATCGAACGCACGACGCGGGCCTGCCGACGGCGAAGGCCCCGGGCCTCGCGCTCGATCGGTGCCGCGTCCACGTCCGGTTCCCCTTCGCTCACGTTTCCCGGCCCCGTTCGGGGCCGGTTCCTCTCCGTTCGAGACCGACCGTAGCACTTTCCGGAGGGCGTTCACGGGGCTATTTCAATTTACCTCCCGCGTGTCTCGGGACGATTCTCCGGGCCCCGCCCGTCTTTTCCCGACCGGAGCCGCCGACCGCCCCACCACACCATTCATCCGGCCTTAGTCCGATTCTGGGCGATTTGTCGATACTCGCTCTCCGGGACATGTATGCCCACCGGTATCGGGGTGCGTTAGATTCGGCGGACCGCCCGTTCCGGCGAGGAGCTCCCCCATGACCGACCCCATGTTCCCCTGCGTCGCCGCCCGCCGCCGCAGCCTTCCCCGCCGCCGCAGCCCGTCCCGTCGCCGTACCCTCCGCCGCCGTGCTCTCCGCCGCCGCGTCCCCCTGCTCCGCCTGCCCGGCGTCCGCGCCGCCCGCCCGCGCCGCCGGACCGTCCGCCGGGTGCATCCGGCCCAGCTCATCTCGATCCCCCGCACCCGCCCGTCCGCGTGGACGCTCTACGCCCGCTGGGAGTGGCGCCGGGCCGTCCGCCGCCGCTGACCGCGCCCGGACGCGCCGATGCCGGCCCGCCCCGCGATCGGGCGTGCCGGCATCGGCGTGGTCGGACGGACGGACGGTGCGTCAGGTGCGCAGCGCGTCCGGGCCGGGAACGGCGCCCGGACGGCGCAGCGGGGTGCGGCCGCGCGGGGTGGTGCGGACGATGTGCCCCGAGATGCGGCGGCCCGCGAAGCCGGAGCCGTGGACGAAACGCATGACCGGGCCGAACGTGGCGGCGGCCGCGAGGCCCGCGAAGTAGAGGCCGGGCATGGACGACTCGAAGTCGCGGGACAGCACGGGCGAGCCGAGCCGTGCGGTCACGCGCGCGCGCAGGTCGGGCGAGAGCATGGTCAGGCGCGCGAGGTCGGGGACGTAGCCGGTCGCGCAGATGACGTGCTCGACCTCGACGACGTCGCGGCGGCCGTGCCGGTCGGTGGTGCTGACGGCGATGCCGTCGCCCGCCTCGATGCATTTCTGCAGGTGGACGCCCGTGGTGACGCGGACGCGCTCGTCGCAGCGGTCGCGCAGCCACCAGGCCCCGGCGGGCGGCAGCGTCTCGCGGACGAGCCGCTGCCGCGTCGACTCGGGCAGGTGCCGGACGAGTCCGGGGCGTTCGGCCCACAGCCAGGTGCGGTAGCCGCTGCCGAGGCCCGAGCGGGGGCCGCCGCGGAGCTTCTCGGGCAGCGAGCGGTGCTCGTTCGGGCGCGGGTTCCAGTCGAGCCGGACCCGGCGGGCGAGCACGTGCGGGCGGGCGCCGATGTCGGCGAGCAGCACGGCGGTCTCCAGCGCGGACTGCCCGGAGCCGACGACGGCGACCTCCTTGCCGCGGAAGAGGCCGAGGTCGTTGTGGTCGCTGGCGTGCGAGACGAGCCAGGACGGCATCCCGGAGATCTCCTCGGGGATGTGCGCGAACGGGCCGACGCCCACGGCGACGACGACCGTCCGGGTGGGGATCTCCTCGCCGTCGGCGAGCGAGACGACGTATCCGGGGCCGCCGCGTTCGACGTTCACGACCTCGCCCGGCGTCGTGCCGGGCGCGCACACGGACGCGAACCAGCGGCCGTAGGCGACGAACGTCTCCAGGGGGATCGGCTGGCCGAACCGCCACTCGGGGTTGCGGTCGGTGAACGCCATGCCGGGCTGCGGCGCGCCGAGGCTGGACGCGAACGGCTCGGACTTCAGGTACATGCCGGGCGGCATGCCGACGTCCCAGAACTGCATCGGCGTGCCGATGACGCGGACGTCCAGGCCGATGTTCTGCAGGTGCGCGGCGGTCGACAGCCCGTAGGGCCCGGCGCCGACGATGACGACGTCGCTGGCCGAGTCGCTCATGTGGTTCCCCCGTGTCGGTTCGTTAGTGGGATCAGGGTCGGGACGGACCGTCCCGGCGCGCGGCGCGGAGGCGTTCGGCCGCGCGCAGCGCGCTCTGCCGGCCCATCGCGAGGAAGGGCCGCAGGTCGTCGCCCGCGTACCAGGCGAGTTCGTCGGCGGCGCGCAGCGGGCGGAGGGCCCCCGTGCGCGGCCGGGGGCCGAGCGCCTGCCTGAGGTAGTGGTTCTCCACCAGGAGGTTGCGGCCGATGGCGGGCCGGGCGGACGGGACGCCGCGGCCGGACTGGTCGAGGTGCAGGACGCGGGCGAGGTCGAGGCCGCGCGCGTCGGTGAACAGCCGGAACTGGGCGCCGATGCGCGGGTTGAAGTCGAGGAGCCGGTAGTCGCCGGTGCCGGTGTCGCGGCGGAAGTCGAGGTCGACGAGGCCGCGGCAGCCGAGCGTCCGGACGATGTGGACGGCGTGCTCGTACAGTTCCGGGTTGTCGACCCATTCGCCGGCGACGGTGTGCCCGGCCTGCGGCGGGTGCGCGAGGTGCTTGCGGCCGACGCCGCCGTACAGGCACGCGCCGGCGGAGTCGAAGTAGCCCTGGAAGAACCAGTCGCCGCCGTCGGGCGGGATGCGGCGCTGCAGGACGAGCGGGCCCGCGTCGTGGTCGGCCGCGGACGCGAACAGCCGGTGGACGTCGGCGGCGTCGTGGACGAGCGTGGTGCTGCGAAGCCCGCGCGGGAGCAGCCAGGGCCGCGCCCACTTGGCGATGATCGGCAGGTCGAGGGCCTTGACCGCGTCGTGGACGTCGTCGGGCGTCGCGGGGACGCGGGCCTGCGGGGCGGGGACGTCGTGCTCCTCGCAGGCGGCGAGGAGGCGGGCCTTGTCGGCGACGCGGCGGGGGACGTCCGGGTCCTGCGGGGGGACGGCGAAGCGGGGGGCGAGCGCGTCGGCGTACTCGGCGGCGAAGATCGCGCCGGCGTCGTCCATCGGGAGGAGGAGCGCGGGCCCGCCGGGGATCCGCTCGCCGATCATGCGGAGGTGGCCGAGGAGCGCGGACGGGCGCTGCGCGGGCGGCGCCCACGGGTGGGCGCGGTGCAGGTGGCGGGAGCGCGACACCGGGTTGCGGCGGCCTTCGAGGACGGCGTGGACGGGCACGCCGGCGCGTCCGAGGGAGCGGACCACGCCGAGGGTGCCGTGGTGGAAGAGGTTGTGGTCGGTGCGCAGCAGCAGGACCGGAAGGCCGGAATCGAGGCGCACGGCAGCCATCCTTGTCACTGGGTAAAATTTTCCATCGGGCGCTTTACTGAATTGTTCGATTGCCGTTCGGCTGGGAATAAGGATACGCATGCGCGCAACGGATATCCATTCACCCGGAGGGCCGTCACGGCGTTCTCGCAAACGACCTATACCGTTCTGCCCGCTCTACGTCGCGCTAACCGCGTCGGTGGCGCTGTTCGCGCTCAGCGCGTCGTCCATGATTCCTTTTCCGGCGGTTCCGACATTCCTGCGGGCGCAGTCGTCGGAGACAAAAGAGAAATACGTTCCGCTGGGGGCGTTCCTCGGCTCCGGCGCGGAGGGCGTCGCGCGGGTCCCGCGGTTCGCCGACTGGCTCGGCTCGGCGGTGACCGTCGGCCACACCTACCTGCCGGGCGAGACCTGGAGGGCCATCGAGGGCCCGGCGGAGATCATCGATCCGTGGGCCCGGTGGACGAACGCCGACCCGCGCCGCATGCTGGTGCTCAACGTGCCGATGATGGCGCGGAACGAGGCGTCGGTGCCGTACCCGGTCATGGCGCTGCGGCTGCGGCACGGCGCGGCGGGACGGTTCGACGAGCGGTACCGGACGCTCGCGCGGCGGCTCGTCGCCGCCGGGGTCGGGGACGCGGTCATCGTCCTCGGCTGGGAGATGAACGGCAACACCTACAGCGGCCAGTGCCTGCCGAACCCGCCCGCGTGGAAGGCGTACTGGCGCAGCATCGTGGAGACGATGCGGTCCGTGCCGGGCGCGGAGTTCCGGTTCGATTTCACGCCGACGCGGGGCATCGACGCGATTCCGTGGACGATGTGCTATCCGGGCGACGACGTCGTGGACATCATCGGTTCCGACACCTACGACCAGCCGAACGGGGCGACGTTCGAGGACTATGTGAACGAGCCGTACGGGCTGCGGGAGCAGGCGGAGTTCGCGGCGGAGCACGGAAAGCCGATCTCTTTCGCGGAATGGGGCCTGTTCCACAATTCCGACAATCCCGAATACATCCGGGGAATGCATCGCTGGATCGTGACGCACGACGTCGTCTACCAGACGATCACCGACTACTGCCCGCACGGCGTCTGGCGCTGCTCGGAGAACCCGCGCTCCTCGCTCGCCTACCGCGAACTGTTCGGCGGCGTGCCCGCACCGGCCAGCCCGAACCCGAACCCGTCGCCGAGCAGCGCCTCGACGCCGCCCGCGACGGACCGTCCGTCGTCCGGGACCGGGCCCGGAGCGCAATCCGCGACGCCGCGCGTGACCGTCGCCAGCGAGTCGAGCGTCCCGGCCAGGTCGTAGTCGGCCGCGACCTCCGCCGCCTCCCGTCCCTCCTTCTCCGCGATGCCGGGGACGAGCAGCCGCGTCGCGAGCTCCGCCGCGAGCGGCGCGGGCTCGTCCGGCGGCACCAGCGCGCCGGTCCCGGGGCGGACGATTTCGGACAGGCCGGGCACGCGGGTGCCGATGATCGGCCGTCCGGTGGCCATCGCCTCCAGCGCGGTCAGCGGCAGCCCCTCCCAGCGGGACGGCAGCGCGACGACGTCCGCCGCGGCGAACCAGTCGCGGGGATCCGCCACCGCGGGGACGAACCGGACGTTGCGGGCACCCGCGCCGCGCAACCCCTCGAGGTCCTCGCCGTCCCCGACGATCGCCAGCCGCGCGTCCGGGCACCGCGCCAGCACCTCCGGCCACGCCGCGACCAGGACGTCCTGCCCCTTCTGCCGCGTCAGCCGCCCCACGCACACCGCGAGCGGCGCGCCCGGCGGCACCCCGAGCCGGGCCCGCGCGGCCGCCCGGCCGGCGTCCGTGGCGAGGACGAACCGGCGCCGGTCGACACCGTTGCGGACGAGCCGGTACGCGCCGCGCACCCCCGCCTGCACGCCCTCCCCCAGTTCCCCCGCGCCCACGCACACCAGCGCCGCCGCGCGGCGCGCCGCGAGCCGCTCCCACGCGAGGCTCAGCGCGCGCTGCCGTCCGGTCGCCGCGAGCCACGACCACCCGTGCGGCTGGAAGATCACCGGCGTCCGGCGCGGCAGCCGCGGCAGCCGTCCGGCGAGCCCCGCCTTGGACGAGTGCAGGTGCACGACGTCCGGACGGAACCCGGCGACGAGCCGCCGCAACGCCAGCGCCTCGCGCGGCGCCGCGGGCCCGGGCGCGCGCCCCGCGTCCCAGTTGAACCACGGCACCCCGGCCGCCGTGCACCGCCCCGGCAGGTCGCCGTCCGGCGGGCACGCGACCGCCACCTCCCACCCGCGCCGCCGCTGGTCCCCCGCCGCCGCGCCCACGTACACGGCCACGCCCCCCGAAGTCGGCTGGCTCACGTGCAGCACCCGCAACGGCGAGGACGGGGTGGGCGGGGGCATCAGCGGACCTCCACCGGTTCGGCGGTGGGCGCCGGGACGGCGGGGGAGCGGCGCGGGGCGCGCGCGGCGTCGTGCCGTCCCCGCCCCCCGCCGCGGCCGTTCAGCACGGCGGCGCTCAGCCCGGCGAGCAGCATCCCGGACGCGGTCCCGACGGCGAGGTTCAGCGGCGGGTTCGGCGACGTCGGGACGTCCGGCGGCTGCGCGACGCCCATCAGCGCGACGCGCACGCCGGTGTCGCGGCTGTGCGATCCGCCGTACCGGACGAGCGCGTCCGCGGCGGCGTTCGCGAACGCGGCGGCGTCCCGCGCGGTCGGAGCGCGTCCGGTCAGTTTGATCAGCGGGGTGTCGGGCGAGGTGGACGCCTGGACGTACTCGCGCAGTTCGCCCGGCGGGGCGTCCGGCAGCGGGCGGCGGGACCAGGCGAGGGTCTCCGGGAGCGGGGCGAGCCGCCCGTACGCCTGCGCGTAGCCGACCGCGTCGCTCCCGTCCCGCTGCTTGTCGTCGACGACCAGGACGAACGCGGTCGCGGTGTAGCTCGGCGGGGCGAACAGCGCGTAGGCGCCGCCGCCGATCAGGCCGACCAGGCCGAACACGATGGGTACCGCGTAGCGTCGCAGCAGCACGGCGGCGCGGCGGCGGGCGCCCCGGACGAGCGCGCGGCCGCGGGACGGCTGAACGGCATCACGTTTCGACATGGCATGCCCCTTTTCAGGTCGATATGACTTCCCGGGTGGACGGCGGCCGGTCGGCGCCGCCCGGCTGTCCGCCGGCCGGTCCGCCCGTGTACAGCCGGGCGAGCCGGGCCGCCTGCTCCGCGACGGCGTGGCGGGCGA
The nucleotide sequence above comes from Actinomadura algeriensis. Encoded proteins:
- a CDS encoding glycoside hydrolase family 26 protein, whose amino-acid sequence is MIPFPAVPTFLRAQSSETKEKYVPLGAFLGSGAEGVARVPRFADWLGSAVTVGHTYLPGETWRAIEGPAEIIDPWARWTNADPRRMLVLNVPMMARNEASVPYPVMALRLRHGAAGRFDERYRTLARRLVAAGVGDAVIVLGWEMNGNTYSGQCLPNPPAWKAYWRSIVETMRSVPGAEFRFDFTPTRGIDAIPWTMCYPGDDVVDIIGSDTYDQPNGATFEDYVNEPYGLREQAEFAAEHGKPISFAEWGLFHNSDNPEYIRGMHRWIVTHDVVYQTITDYCPHGVWRCSENPRSSLAYRELFGGVPAPASPNPNPSPSSASTPPATDRPSSGTGPGAQSATPRVTVASESSVPARS
- a CDS encoding Wzz/FepE/Etk N-terminal domain-containing protein translates to MSKRDAVQPSRGRALVRGARRRAAVLLRRYAVPIVFGLVGLIGGGAYALFAPPSYTATAFVLVVDDKQRDGSDAVGYAQAYGRLAPLPETLAWSRRPLPDAPPGELREYVQASTSPDTPLIKLTGRAPTARDAAAFANAAADALVRYGGSHSRDTGVRVALMGVAQPPDVPTSPNPPLNLAVGTASGMLLAGLSAAVLNGRGGGRGRHDAARAPRRSPAVPAPTAEPVEVR
- a CDS encoding chaplin family protein, which translates into the protein MRNWAKNTSRAALVAAGAVAVGAGFGSVGAVAHADMRTAGNFSVLGGNQVVAPISIPVDVSGNSVAALLAASQAQSKGGAEVEHERHGGHGRHGGDMETAGNFSIGGGNQVVAPINAPVNVCGNSVAAVLAVSQAYCKGGAEVEIDDDHRGDGGHGHDYGYRGKGHGKHGKHGKHGKHGKHGKHGNGPDMKTAGNFSILGGNQVYLPINAPINVCGNSVAIVGLSQAQCKGGASVERSSGHKPDMETAGNFSILGGNQIYAPINVPINVCGNSVAVVGLSKAQCKGGASVGDGDDHHLPPTLRKGGHVPAPGGATGEVGKTVESVTGGVLGRVAKDAPVAQPAAAPVANERAAAPAKRSRVGETVRGLVKSLKKTAPVTETVGVEQGEAGALLPLDQAPVELNSPAQR
- a CDS encoding NAD(P)-binding domain-containing protein → MSDSASDVVIVGAGPYGLSTAAHLQNIGLDVRVIGTPMQFWDVGMPPGMYLKSEPFASSLGAPQPGMAFTDRNPEWRFGQPIPLETFVAYGRWFASVCAPGTTPGEVVNVERGGPGYVVSLADGEEIPTRTVVVAVGVGPFAHIPEEISGMPSWLVSHASDHNDLGLFRGKEVAVVGSGQSALETAVLLADIGARPHVLARRVRLDWNPRPNEHRSLPEKLRGGPRSGLGSGYRTWLWAERPGLVRHLPESTRQRLVRETLPPAGAWWLRDRCDERVRVTTGVHLQKCIEAGDGIAVSTTDRHGRRDVVEVEHVICATGYVPDLARLTMLSPDLRARVTARLGSPVLSRDFESSMPGLYFAGLAAAATFGPVMRFVHGSGFAGRRISGHIVRTTPRGRTPLRRPGAVPGPDALRT
- a CDS encoding carboxylate--amine ligase; its protein translation is MAAVRLDSGLPVLLLRTDHNLFHHGTLGVVRSLGRAGVPVHAVLEGRRNPVSRSRHLHRAHPWAPPAQRPSALLGHLRMIGERIPGGPALLLPMDDAGAIFAAEYADALAPRFAVPPQDPDVPRRVADKARLLAACEEHDVPAPQARVPATPDDVHDAVKALDLPIIAKWARPWLLPRGLRSTTLVHDAADVHRLFASAADHDAGPLVLQRRIPPDGGDWFFQGYFDSAGACLYGGVGRKHLAHPPQAGHTVAGEWVDNPELYEHAVHIVRTLGCRGLVDLDFRRDTGTGDYRLLDFNPRIGAQFRLFTDARGLDLARVLHLDQSGRGVPSARPAIGRNLLVENHYLRQALGPRPRTGALRPLRAADELAWYAGDDLRPFLAMGRQSALRAAERLRAARRDGPSRP
- a CDS encoding PRC and DUF2382 domain-containing protein codes for the protein MQTQTQVRELMGMSVSDTNGTKVGTIKQVYLNDDSGSPEWITVHTGWFGMRESFVPLTGSRKDADMLRVPYDKETIKGAPNVDADEHLSHAQIVDLYRHYGVRPPATGRTEGETGGQGRAETPAEGRSEGRAAPAGPSGTTGTAGAAGTAGAAGTAGAAGMAVRPDRSKREQAGQTAPDAPAGRTMPEQRTRTDARTDARADARADEAPLTEIVRCEEQIHVGTERHEAGRVRVRKWIETEMVERTVPCSHDEIKIDREPIGEVQPGTRVTITEDDKEIVLYEERPVVTKEAVPVERVRIRTERVADEQTVRSELRKERVEVTREEEKAAGGRNTGGRDTGGRHTGGGRKT
- a CDS encoding class E sortase gives rise to the protein MSMRKLIPVAVPMAAALAVSAAGTPGARASTEPGGAVGPAAPVTSVTSVLELDPGRADPANFAGPAASGGGAAEAEPGTAAERARPGERLGSIAVDRISVRAKVLEGVSERVLQRGVGHYPGTARIGERGNTVLLGHRTTHLHPFLHLDDLERGDAIELRASGRTYTYRVTDKRITMPDDRSALEPVPYAPWSPPDGAYVTLITCHPKGSDARRLIVVGRLAPRG